CTAAACGTGGTCGGTGTAGCGTGGGAAGCAACGGAATCCGCGGACACGCGGTGCTGGGGGCTGCTGCCAGATAAGATCCAAGTGCTACGACTCGAATTGCCCGCGGGTGAACACACCGTTGCCCTTCAACCACAGGGCAAGAACGGAACCGCGATGGGACCGGCCGAAACGATTCGCGTGCAGGTCCGCGACGGGCGCAACACCTACGTGATGGGTAACTTCCCGGACGCCAAACTGGTCGGGCGCCTCAGCACGAATGGTACGGGGAAGTAACATCGGCCGAATGGATTCCAGTGCGTAGCTGGCACACAACAGCCGGCAGCCCTCGTGTCGTGAGGGCTGCAATCGCAATGGGGTGAACCCCGACCGCAAGGTCGGCGGGTATGCGAAGCACACAATCCGTCCTACGCCAACAGTTGCTTGCCCAGTCCTTGTTGCTTCGCTAATTCGACGACTTTCACGGCCAGCGCAATATCCTCAATGCCCAGCCCCAACGACTTGAACAGCGTTACGTCTTGGGGTGATTCGCGCCCCGGGTAGCGCCCGACGAGCATGGGAGCGAGTTCCAGGACATTGCCCCACTGAAGTGCGCCAACCTTTAACGGCTCAACGAAATCGCCGGCCTCCATCTTCGCCTGATCTTTGCTGTCGACTGTCACGACCCGCGTGCGGCGGAACACCTCGACGTCGGTTTCGGTCTTGGTGTTCATGTTCGAGCCAATTACGTTCAGGTGCTGCCCCTCGCTCACCCACTCACCAAGCAGCACTGGCTCGCGCGCCGCGGTCGCAGTGATGACAATATCCAATCCCTTGGCAGCCTCTACGGGCTTCTCAACGGGAACGATTTCGACCCCGGTTTCTTTTTCAAGTTGGGCGCAAAACGTCTTTCGGCGTTCTGCATCGCGACTGTACACGAAGGCCTTCTTGATGGGGCGCACTTTGCACACCGCGAGTAATTGCGTGCGTGCTTGCTTTCCCGTACCGAACAACCCGACGGTGCTAGCATCGGCGCGAGCGAGTTTCTTCGTTGCGACCCCGCTCGCGGCACCGGTGCGGTACTGACCGAGCACGTCGGCTTCGATAATTGCCGTAATGCCGCCTTGCTTCGGATCGAACAGCGTGACGTGGAACTGCGCCCCAGTTTTCGATGTGGTGTAAGCCTTGAACCCGAGAGCCCCGAGTGTCTTCGCGGCGGCCGGCAGCACGTGGAGCATCACGTGGTCAGTTTGGCACCGCTGACGCGGGTTATTGACAGCTTCTTCGAGTGCGAGTTTGCGGAACGCGGCGGAGACCGCGTCGAGCGCGAGGTCCATTGTGAGCACGCGCGCGACGTCGGCTTCGGTCAGGTACAGCATGGCAGCCCCCTTCGGGGGGAAGGTCGAAATACGAAGTACGAAACCCGAAAGAAACTCGATCCCACCGTTCGATCAACGTGTCCGTTCCAATCAGTCTTACTTCGGATTTCGTGCTTCGCGTTTCGCATTTACTTCGCGGTTGAGAGCCATTCCTTCAGTTTGGCGAGACCGGCTTCGATCGTCGCGCGATTGGTCGCGAACGACATCCGCACGAAGCCCTCCGCCCCGAACGCGACGCCCGGCACCAAGTTCACGTGCGCTTGCTCCAGCAGCGCGTTGCAGAACGTGAGCGAGTCCGTGACCTGCGCGGCTCCGAACGTCTTGCCGAAGTACGCGGACACGTCGAAGAAAGCGTAGAACGCACCTTCCGGTGCGGGCAACTTCACGCCCGGAATCTGGCCGAGCAGTCCGAGTGTCAGTTCCCGGCGCCCGGCGAATTCCTTCCGCATCTCCGCAACGCATTCCTGCGGACCGGCGAGTGCGGCCACGAGCGCGGCCTGGCTCACGCTCGACGGGCAACTCGTTTCCTGGCTCTGGATCGTGTCCATCGCCTTCACGACGGCCGCGGGCGCCACCGCCCAACCCATCCGCCAGCCCGTCATCGCATAGCTCTTGCTCGCACCGCTCACGGTGATGGTGCGGTCCTTCAACCACGGGCGGAGCGTCGCGATGCAGGTGGGTTTCGCAGCACCGTAGGTAAGCTGCTCGTAAATCTCGTCGCTGAGAATAGCAGCATCCGTGCCATCGAGCGCGTCCACGATAGCTTCGAGTTCGGCGCGCGTGTAGACCGTGCCGGTCGGATTGCACGGCGAGTTCAACATGAGCATCCGCGTGCGCGGCGTGATTGCGGCGCGGAGCTGCGCCGGCGACATCTTGAACCCGCTCTCGGGCGTCGTCGTCACCAGCACCGGCGTGGCGCCGGTCATGCTCACGAGATCGGAGTAGCTCACCCAGTACGGGGTCGGGATGATGACCTCGTCGCCGGGGCCGACGGTCGCGGCGAGGGCGTTGTGGAGCGAGTGCTTCGCCCCGTTGGACACGATCACGTTTTCCGGCCCGCAATCGAGTCCGTGGAACGTCTTGTACCACTTCGCGATGGCCGCCTTCACTTCCGCGGTGCCGGCGGTGGGGGTGTAGTGCGTTTGGCCCCCGGCCGCGGCTTGCTCGGCTGCGGCGCAGATGTGTTTGGGGGTGTCAAAGTCCGGTTCGCCGAGGCTGAAGTCGAACACCTTCACGCCGGCCGCCTTCAGTTGACGGGCCTTCGTGCCCGCGGCTATTGTGGCGGACGGCTTCACGGAATTAGCCAACTGCGAAATACGGATCATGTCGCGTTCAGTCCTGAAACGAGTGGGAGTGGACCTCGAAGTTCCATCGTACCGGATTCGCGTGGCGCTGGAATCCCCCATCCCTTCGGAACGTGGAATGCACGTCGCGCAATTCGTCCAGAGGTACCCCCCGGCCCTCGGCGGTTCGGAAGCGTACACGGCCCGCCTGTGCGAGCACCTAGCCGAGCGCGGCGACACCGTAAACGTGTGGACGAGCAGCGCCGTCGAGCTGAGTGAGATGTGGGGACGACCTACCCCCCCATCCCCCCTCCCTGAAGGGAGGGGGGAGCTGGCGCGCGATAACTCTGGGATTGAGAACGTACTTCTTGGGCGTGGAAGTTCGGTCTCCCCCTTCCCTTCAGCGAGGGGGGATGGGGGGGTAGGTCGACTTCATATTCTCCCCTCCCCTCCCCTGCACTTTTCCGGTCGTCGGTACATCCTCAAAGCGCTCTCGCTGATCCCACTTCGGCAGTGGCAATGCTTTACGACACCGTGCAATCCCATCTGCCCAGCGATGTGGCGCGCAGCGGCGCGTTATGACGGCCCACTCGACGCGGTACACGCAACGGCGTTCCCGTATTCGTTTCCGATCGCGTGCGGGTTGAAGCTCGCGCGGCGGCGCGGGGTACCGCTCCTGCTCACGCCGTTCCTACACCTCGGTGACCCGACCGACCCACACGACCGTACACGCGAGCAATACACCAAACCGCACCTGCGCTGGCTGTTGACGCAAGCCGACCGCGTGTTTGTGCAAACGCGCGCCGAGCGCGCCGCCGCGGTGTCCCTCGGCGTCGCAGAGAGAAAAGTGGTACTGCAAGGTTTGGGCGTGGATGCCCGCGAATGCACCGGCGGACGACGCGAACTCGCGCGAACGAATTGGGGTGTAGCCAACGAGATGGTCGTCGGCCACTTGACCAATAACAGCGCTGAGAAAGGAACTGTCGATCTGTTGCGCGCTGCGGAAATTGCCTGGGCGCGGGGGCAACAACTCCGGGTCGTACTGGCAGGACCGGAGATGCCAAACTTCCGCGCGTTCTGGAACACGTTCGGGCCGAAGGATCGCGTGACGCGACTCGGCACGCTCACCGATGAGCAGAAGCGCGACTTCTTCGCGGGTATCGA
This region of Gemmata massiliana genomic DNA includes:
- a CDS encoding glycosyltransferase family 4 protein gives rise to the protein MHVAQFVQRYPPALGGSEAYTARLCEHLAERGDTVNVWTSSAVELSEMWGRPTPPSPLPEGRGELARDNSGIENVLLGRGSSVSPFPSARGDGGVGRLHILPSPPLHFSGRRYILKALSLIPLRQWQCFTTPCNPICPAMWRAAARYDGPLDAVHATAFPYSFPIACGLKLARRRGVPLLLTPFLHLGDPTDPHDRTREQYTKPHLRWLLTQADRVFVQTRAERAAAVSLGVAERKVVLQGLGVDARECTGGRRELARTNWGVANEMVVGHLTNNSAEKGTVDLLRAAEIAWARGQQLRVVLAGPEMPNFRAFWNTFGPKDRVTRLGTLTDEQKRDFFAGIDCFALPSRCDSFGLVLLEAWANGKPNLVYRAGGPAELVRHNVDGLQAACGNVSELAEHLGRLATDANLRRALGENGQSRIGTEFRWGDKLELVRETIREVVAR
- a CDS encoding ornithine cyclodeaminase family protein translates to MLYLTEADVARVLTMDLALDAVSAAFRKLALEEAVNNPRQRCQTDHVMLHVLPAAAKTLGALGFKAYTTSKTGAQFHVTLFDPKQGGITAIIEADVLGQYRTGAASGVATKKLARADASTVGLFGTGKQARTQLLAVCKVRPIKKAFVYSRDAERRKTFCAQLEKETGVEIVPVEKPVEAAKGLDIVITATAAREPVLLGEWVSEGQHLNVIGSNMNTKTETDVEVFRRTRVVTVDSKDQAKMEAGDFVEPLKVGALQWGNVLELAPMLVGRYPGRESPQDVTLFKSLGLGIEDIALAVKVVELAKQQGLGKQLLA
- a CDS encoding pyridoxal phosphate-dependent aminotransferase; translated protein: MIRISQLANSVKPSATIAAGTKARQLKAAGVKVFDFSLGEPDFDTPKHICAAAEQAAAGGQTHYTPTAGTAEVKAAIAKWYKTFHGLDCGPENVIVSNGAKHSLHNALAATVGPGDEVIIPTPYWVSYSDLVSMTGATPVLVTTTPESGFKMSPAQLRAAITPRTRMLMLNSPCNPTGTVYTRAELEAIVDALDGTDAAILSDEIYEQLTYGAAKPTCIATLRPWLKDRTITVSGASKSYAMTGWRMGWAVAPAAVVKAMDTIQSQETSCPSSVSQAALVAALAGPQECVAEMRKEFAGRRELTLGLLGQIPGVKLPAPEGAFYAFFDVSAYFGKTFGAAQVTDSLTFCNALLEQAHVNLVPGVAFGAEGFVRMSFATNRATIEAGLAKLKEWLSTAK